The DNA window GCTTTATGAACGGCTTCTGAAGATAATTCAAttctttccaattttaaaTTCTCGCTAAActgtttgcagttttttttgctttatctttagctttatttcctatttctcAGGGTTTATCTTCTCTTTAGGGGAACGCATCTTAGTACTGTATGATCTACGACAACAAAATGGGCTTTTATTATCTTTCATGCTACTGGGACTGGGAAATAATCCAAGAAAGGTCCCATTTCTTCAGGTTGCTCTTAATGTTGTATGTAGGCTAATTCCGCTGTTACAAGGATTATgaacttgaaattttttttaggaattatCGTATCTTGGACAGGTTTCACTTGATTCACATAAGGCACGTGTATGCAGCGCAAAGGTAAAGTGTTCCGGGTGTGTTTAGACTGTCTATGTTTTGTTCGATGTCGCCAAGCGGCAACTAAACTGTTCATCTTCCTGTAGTCTTCCTTCCTCTACAAATTGCTATCAGATTTCCctcgaaaaataaagaattcgaCTTGGTACAGTGGTTGGCTCCTGTAAcactttaaaatataaaatatatagttCAAAGTATGCAGTTTAAAGCAAAGGTTGATAAATCCTCGAAAGATTCTCCGTTTGCAGTCGTACACGTCGGCTCATTCCAAAGGAATTTATCTGCCACGAGCCTAACATACTATCTTATCCTTCGAATtacatttattcttttttttagaagaggaagaaagtaaGGAAAAGGGTAACCATGGAGATACTGAGGAACTTCCTATTTTCTTGAGTTATCAATAACATCATCTTGGGGATAACATTGAAATTATCGTTCCCTTTGAATTTCATGTAATTTTCAAGATTCTGATAACAGTTTTGAACACACCAGCTCGGTCAACACCGTTATCAGTTGGAAGATTCCAACCAACCAATCTTCGAACAAATAATGTACGGTGACGAGGGTGGtatatttggaatttttatcgTATTTCACgcaattttctagtttttaatgaaattttcaaacttaCCTCCCCTGTCAAtattatttgttcaaaaatgttGACTAACACTTTATTATTAACTTTACTGTTAGATCTATAGTTACTAATTGTTTTTGGAGAGGTTATGGTTACACTTTGCAACTGAATAGAGCATAGGGAACTTTAGAGactgtaaaaaaatgaaagcggTACGGTAAAATCATTGAAGATCCAGTGTCTGGTTAGAGGACAACGAGATCATAGATCTATGCATAGATGAACATCTTTTTTCACATCAGACTACCAAGAAATTAATGTTTTCTGTGGTAATGTAAGAATGTTGGATGTGTCGCCGTCGGAGACGTACATAGAGAGCAAGTGTGGGAGAATTGTACTAGATACGCTTCAGTAGTTTCCCGCATTCAAAGGGGACCGAAAAAAGGAATGGCGAGCGAAGTAGTCGATGAGTGTGGTGAAGCAGAATGAATGTGGCAAAGTTTCTTGCATGAGGGTTTGCagtgagaaaagaaaggaatattAAGTTCTTCAGTTGAAAGAAAGTAAGCAGCATAGTTCTCATTTCGCTTAGAAACTTTACacaaaacatatttttaaaaaataatattttctttttctttttcaagttcaatttttcaatttcctgcATTTTGGCTCATTTGATTCactttaattaataataaataaataatgacaaatatataaatagtTATTAAAAGTTACTAGTTTTTTATGCAGttaatttagttttctttaaagtttagtttttaagtttttattagttttctttatttattttaattttttaaatttgctaGCTTTACTTGAAAGTACATAATGTATTGAAGAATCATTTGCTTTCCAAGAATGTaaaaagttgaaagttgaaccaGTATATTtgataacttttttctaagGAGATGCTCAATGAAGTGTGGgggaagggcttggttggcacttgggcggtttcgaaccatcgatcgatcgtgcagtcacagcgggaCATCGCACTCACCTCAAGATTTAGTATATTTATAGGAATTAGGACAGGtcgaataataatttttagtcTTCTCTTGGTCATGATCATATTTGTCATAACAATTTGTATCCATGCCATGATCGATCTAACGCACATCATACTTTTCTGAGTAGGGAACGGCTACACATTCACTGAACAAAACAGCAGAAATGGTTGGTCTGAGAAAATGGGTGAACTAGAGGATCCAAGATTCTCTTCTAATGAATACAATACAATGGAGTTCACAATGTCAGTATCCTTGAATAAGTGGCcgaatcatttttattatattttcatgCACATTGCTGATCtagttaaaggtatcaccccacctggagtctggagtggtgcggattttcggtggagtattggtagtcgtagattatggagagaagggtgattccgttcatttcttcctaattgccgtagaaaacggcccggaagatacggcttcaagagtttcggcgcactatttcctacaaggagttcgatcggagggcgccagccctgtgtggcgccgcatcttccgggccgtttttacgggaattaggaaggcATGGCAAttacacccctctccataatctagtatcccgtacacgaatactccacctgaaatccgtaccacctcacattcgtggcgTGATGCTTTAAGTTTTGagagcaaactcaaacagagAATCAGATGCAGCGCCGTACAGAACCTCAGGCGGCTGCCAACATCAACGAGGCGTTGGGCGACGGAACCACTACCCACTGTACTGCCAACAACAGGTACCACCCCTTCGACGAGTGCAACTTCTCTTTCGACCACTTGACACTCACGAGACAACCGCGCGCCATCATCGACAGCGATCATCACAGTCTCTTGGTGCGCTTATCGAACGCCACGACGGTGACTATAGCTGCACAACTCAGCACTGCTAGGCGCATCATCGAGGTTCATTTGCACAGGATATTTGGGTGGAGATGACCCCGTGAGCTGACCGAGTCCAAAAGTTCATGCCGAGTGAACCATGACTGAATCAGTCATTGCTGCTTCGCCACTATGATCGGAGTTCAGGATATGACCTGAGGGAACGAGAGGTGGATCCTCTGTGGCAATGTGTGGTAACCATAGTCGGCGTGACCTGCGGCTGCCGAACGCTTTGAGGGCGTGACTGACACCTTCAAAGCGTTCGGCAGCCGCAGCAACCACAACTGAACCAACACCAACAAAAGAGTTTCCTCTGCTGCTTTTGGGATTCGCAGGGACTACTATTGTGAGAGTTGATGTCCTATCAGACGGTCAACGCCAGAGTCTTCGCAGTTCCGCAGATTGGCCGCCGTGGTCCGAGGAAAGCGACCGTCTCTTCACATCTTCAACGGCAACGCGCTGTTGGATGTGAGGTCGGCCACATGCCACCAACGTGAGACACTGGATCGGAAGCGGACCCACTCTATCTATTTTCCACACATTGCTTCATCAGACTACTACCTGTTTCAGCTCCTTAGGCATTCACTGGAGCAGTAACTGTTCAATTCTTTCATTGAAGTCAATCTACTGTTGAGTTGTTCATCGAGCCTCAACCCTTCATCTTCCGGCCTATAGGATTGTGACCCTCTCCCTCTTTCTTTGATGCCTTTTCTGAATCTTTTCAGAAAAGGCatcaaagaaataaacttCATTGAAATTCACTCGGTCGGAGGtcttttctgaatacagaccaggacctccgaccgagtcggaggttctggtctgtattcagaaaatgaagaatggaaaatctggtggaggcGACGGGACAGAAATGCTAagatatcttcctccgtctgggattcgtgagatgacaaagatcatccgttcaatatggataagcGAAAGGATActtgattcgtggagacacgctatcataattcccctccacaagaagttatccgtcacggacccaaggaattatcgaggaatctctttgctgcgtgttatgtacaaggtactggagcgcattatcctggaccgactcattaaacatcgcgaagaaacaacgcgcgacgagcaagctggctttcgttcTGGCCGATctaccaggtgttcatcgtcaggagagtgatcgaaatctggcagtggtattcgaagccaatgcaactagcgtttctggactttgaagccgtgttcgactctcctcaccgaggccgtcttctgaacgcgcttcgcgccgatggagtaccaggaaagttcgttcgcttgcttgatgacatgaatcaacgaacaactgctgcagttcgaacaccagccggatttacaacaccgtttgaagtggtaactggagtaagacaagggacagtggcaggacctttcctgttcaatttcgcaatcgacgacatta is part of the Necator americanus strain Aroian chromosome V, whole genome shotgun sequence genome and encodes:
- a CDS encoding hypothetical protein (NECATOR_CHRV.G20229.T1), which encodes MKNGKSGGGDGTEMLRYLPPSGIREMTKIIRSIWISERILDSWRHAIIIPLHKKLSVTDPRNYRGISLLRVMYKVLERIILDRLIKHREETTRDEQAGFRSGRSTRCSSSGE